One window of Schistocerca cancellata isolate TAMUIC-IGC-003103 chromosome 9, iqSchCanc2.1, whole genome shotgun sequence genomic DNA carries:
- the LOC126101605 gene encoding 14-3-3 protein epsilon, with protein MSERDDNVYKAKLAEQAERYDEMVEAMKKVASLDVELTVEERNLLSVAYKNVIGARRASWRIISSIEQKEENKGAEEKLEMIRGYRSQVEKELKDICSDILGVLDKHLIPCASTGESKVFYYKMKGDYHRYLAEFATGNDRKEAAENSLVAYKAASDIAMTELPPTHPIRLGLALNFSVFYYEILNSPERACRLAKAAFDDAIAELDTLSEESYKDSTLIMQLLRDNLTLWTSDMQGDGETEQKEQLQDVEDQDVS; from the exons ATGTCGGAAAGAGATGATAACGTATACAAAGCCAAACTGGCGGAACAGGCTGAAAGATATGACG AGATGGTGGAGGCCATGAAGAAAGTGGCATCACTAGACGTGGAGTTAACTGTTGAAGAACGAAATCTCCTGTCAGTCGCCTACAAGAATGTAATTGGGGCACGGCGTGCAAGCTGGAGGATAATAAGTTCTATTGAGCAGAAGGAGGAAAacaaaggagcagaagaaaagcttgaaatgattagAGGATATAGATCACAG GTGGAGAAAGAGTTAAAAGATATATGCTCTGATATCTTGGGAGTTTTGGATAAACATCTGATTCCCTGTGCATCCacaggggagagtaaagttttctaCTACAAAAT GAAGGGAGATTACCATCGATATCTTGCAGAATTTGCCACGGGTAATGACAGGAAGGAAGCTGCCGAAAACTCCCTCGTTGCCTATAAGGCAGCCAGTGATATTGCAATGACAGAACTACCACCTACCCACCCTATTAG GTTGGGCTTGGCACTGAATTTCTCTGTATTCTACTATGAGATTCTGAACTCGCCTGAAAGAGCCTGCAGGCTAGCAAAAGCCGCATTTGATGATGCGATTGCAGAGCTTGATACTCTTAGTGAAGAAAGCTACAAAGACTCAACACTAATCATGCAACTTCTGAGAGACAACCTGACGCTGTGGACATCTGACATGCAAGGCGACG gtgAAACAGAGCAGAAAGAACAACTGCAAGATGTAGAAGATCAGGATGTGTCGTAA